A window of the Bufo gargarizans isolate SCDJY-AF-19 chromosome 1, ASM1485885v1, whole genome shotgun sequence genome harbors these coding sequences:
- the CHRNA10 gene encoding neuronal acetylcholine receptor subunit alpha-10, translating into MLFIMRLQPILCCCLCLLPGVLGAQGKFAYKLMNDLFANYSNALRPVEDMDKAMNVTLQVTLSQIIDMDERNQILMAYLWIRQVWFDAYLRWNKEDYDGLDTIRIPSSYVWRPDIVLYNSADDQFTGSMETNVVIRYDGQIMWDSPAITKSSCKVDVSYFPFDGQQCRLTFGSWTYNGNQIDILNKLDTGDLSDFVENVEWEMLGMPAKKNVITYGCCSEPYPDVTYTLILKRRASFYIFNLLLPCVMISFLAPLGFYLPADSGEKVSLGVTVLLALTVFQLLVAESMPPSENVPLIGEYTTAEGRNRLSAQCDTYSTTTRKGVCVGKPVRGGTEHHRT; encoded by the exons GAGTTTTGGGGGCTCAGGGGAAGTTCGCCTACAAACTGATGAATGATTTATTTGCCAATTACTCCAACGCTTTGCGCCCAGTAGAAGATATGGACAAAGCTATGAATGTGACGCTGCAAGTCACCCTGTCACAGATTATTGATATG GATGAACGGAATCAGATCCTGATGGCTTACCTGTGGATCCGCCAGGTTTGGTTTGACGCCTACCTGCGCTGGAACAAGGAGGATTATGATGGACTCGATACCATTCGTATACCGAGCAGTTATGTATGGAGACCTGatatagtcctatataacag CGCTGATGACCAGTTCACAGGCTCGATGGAGACTAATGTGGTGATCAGATATGACGGGCAGATCATGTGGGACTCTCCGGCCATCACCAAGAGCTCCTGTAAAGTGGACGTTTCCTACTTCCCCTTTGATGGTCAGCAATGCCGTTTGACCTTTGGCTCCTGGACATATAATGGTAATCAGATTGACATCTTGAACAAGCTGGACACTGGGGATCTGTCGGACTTTGTGGAGAATGTTGAGTGGGAGATGCTGGGAATGCCGGCGAAGAAGAACGTGATCACCTACGGCTGCTGCTCGGAGCCGTACCCCGATGTCACCTACACCCTAATCCTGAAGAGGAGGGCGTCATTCTACATCTTCAATCTTCTTCTTCCTTGTGTCATGATCTCCTTCCTGGCACCACTAGGGTTCTACCTCCCGGCAGACTCTGGAGAGAAGGTGTCCCTGGGTGTCACCGTCCTGTTGGCCCTCACTGTGTTCCAGCTGCTTGTGGCTGAGAGTATGCCGCCATCCGAAAATGTGCCACTCATCGGTGAGTACACAACTGCTGAAGGCCGGAATAGGTTATCTGCCCAGTGTGACACATACTCCACCACCACGAGAAAAGGAGTCTGTGTAGGGAAACCAGTCCGAGGGGGAACAGAACACCATAGGACATGA